A single genomic interval of Tsukamurella paurometabola harbors:
- the gcvH gene encoding glycine cleavage system protein GcvH: protein MSASFPGELLYTPDHEWLLKKSETVVRIGITDYAQDQLGDVVFVQLPEDDAEVASGDSFAEVESTKSVSDIYAPLSGTVVAINGELDSSPDLINSDPYGEGWIVEIEAASPEDLETALGELLDADAYKALTAEA, encoded by the coding sequence TTGAGTGCCAGCTTCCCCGGAGAACTGCTGTACACCCCCGATCACGAGTGGCTGCTGAAGAAGAGCGAGACGGTGGTGCGGATCGGGATCACCGACTACGCGCAGGATCAGCTGGGCGACGTGGTCTTCGTGCAGCTGCCCGAGGACGACGCCGAGGTCGCCTCCGGTGACTCGTTCGCCGAGGTGGAGTCCACCAAGAGCGTCTCCGACATCTACGCGCCGCTGTCCGGGACCGTCGTCGCGATCAACGGAGAACTCGACTCCAGCCCCGACCTGATCAACTCGGACCCGTACGGCGAGGGCTGGATCGTGGAGATCGAGGCCGCGTCTCCCGAGGACCTGGAGACCGCTCTGGGTGAACTGCTCGACGCAGATGCGTACAAGGCGCTGACCGCCGAGGCGTGA
- a CDS encoding MerR family transcriptional regulator, translating into MTDQDGTGQNAPQAETAAGTQGTLEDIAPGLFPNDTIPDELLGYRGPSACQIAGITYRQLDYWARTSLVVPSIRSAGGSGTQRLYSFKDVLVLKIVKRLLDTGISLQNIRVAVDHLRQRGVEDLARITLFSDGTTVYECTSAEEVVDLLQHGQGVFGIAVSGAMRELTGTIADFPGERADGVAAEAAPEDELASRRRNRARATG; encoded by the coding sequence GTGACCGATCAGGACGGCACCGGGCAGAACGCGCCGCAGGCGGAGACCGCCGCGGGGACGCAGGGCACGCTCGAGGACATCGCCCCGGGGCTGTTCCCGAACGACACCATCCCGGACGAACTCCTCGGCTATCGCGGCCCCAGCGCCTGCCAGATCGCCGGCATCACGTACCGGCAGCTCGACTACTGGGCCCGCACCTCGCTCGTCGTGCCCTCCATCCGCAGCGCGGGCGGCTCCGGCACCCAGCGGCTGTACTCCTTCAAGGACGTCCTCGTCCTGAAGATCGTCAAGCGCCTGCTCGACACCGGCATCTCCCTGCAGAACATCCGCGTCGCCGTCGACCACCTCCGCCAGCGCGGCGTCGAGGACCTGGCGCGCATCACGCTCTTCTCCGACGGCACCACGGTCTATGAGTGCACGAGCGCCGAGGAGGTCGTCGACCTCCTGCAACACGGCCAGGGCGTCTTCGGTATCGCCGTCTCCGGCGCCATGCGTGAGCTCACCGGCACCATCGCCGACTTCCCGGGTGAGCGCGCCGACGGCGTGGCGGCCGAGGCCGCTCCCGAGGACGAGCTGGCCTCACGGCGTCGCAACCGCGCCCGCGCCACCGGATAA
- a CDS encoding macrolide family glycosyltransferase, producing the protein MAHIAMFSIPAPGHVFPSLDLLAELVRRGHRVTYANDPLMRTSIEATGAELKPYRSSLPALGEAAGAEHQEAFAGDVIDQLRIFADEYETQLPQWFDLYEDDRPDLILYDIAGAMSVVLARTWGIPTLQVSPTYVAWEGYDEDMADFHTMLRTDPRGVAMLEQERALLARYGVEEDPLRFLGSPERSLVLIAPSMQPNADRVDRAVYTFTGPARRVPEAPSGDADRRTTLLVSFGSAFTDQPEVYRAACDLAALRPDWRVILQVGGRTDRESVVGADGARAANVEVHPWVRQFELLAETDVFLTHAGMGGSTEALLTGTPVITAPQAVDQFDNASMLETAGIAVPIPDEVSGEALGAACDAALALTGRARELAAELAELGGLPRAVEVVEARLPA; encoded by the coding sequence ATGGCCCACATCGCGATGTTCTCCATCCCCGCGCCGGGGCACGTGTTCCCGTCGTTGGATCTGCTCGCGGAGCTGGTGCGCCGCGGGCACCGGGTGACCTACGCGAACGACCCGCTCATGCGGACGTCGATCGAAGCCACCGGTGCCGAGCTCAAGCCCTACCGCTCGTCGCTGCCCGCGCTCGGTGAGGCGGCGGGCGCGGAGCACCAGGAGGCGTTCGCCGGCGACGTCATCGACCAGCTGCGGATCTTCGCCGACGAGTACGAGACGCAGCTCCCGCAGTGGTTCGACCTGTACGAGGACGACCGCCCCGACCTGATCCTCTACGACATCGCCGGTGCGATGAGCGTCGTCCTCGCCCGGACCTGGGGGATCCCCACCCTGCAGGTCTCGCCGACCTACGTGGCGTGGGAGGGCTACGACGAGGACATGGCGGACTTCCACACCATGCTCCGGACCGACCCGCGCGGCGTCGCGATGCTCGAGCAGGAGCGCGCGCTGCTCGCGCGGTACGGCGTCGAGGAGGACCCGCTGCGATTCCTCGGCAGCCCCGAGCGGTCGCTCGTGCTGATCGCTCCGTCGATGCAGCCGAACGCCGACCGCGTGGACCGCGCCGTCTACACCTTCACCGGACCGGCCCGGCGGGTGCCCGAGGCACCGTCGGGCGACGCCGACCGCAGGACGACGCTCCTGGTGTCCTTCGGCTCCGCGTTCACCGACCAGCCGGAGGTCTACCGGGCCGCGTGCGATCTCGCCGCATTGCGGCCCGACTGGCGGGTGATCCTCCAGGTGGGCGGCCGGACCGACCGGGAATCCGTCGTCGGGGCCGACGGTGCCCGCGCCGCGAACGTCGAGGTCCATCCGTGGGTGCGGCAGTTCGAGCTGCTGGCCGAGACGGACGTCTTCCTCACCCACGCCGGGATGGGCGGCAGCACGGAGGCGCTGCTCACGGGGACGCCGGTGATCACCGCGCCGCAGGCCGTCGACCAGTTCGACAACGCGTCGATGCTCGAGACGGCCGGGATCGCGGTCCCGATCCCCGACGAGGTGTCGGGCGAGGCGCTGGGCGCCGCCTGTGACGCAGCGCTCGCGCTCACCGGGCGGGCGCGAGAACTCGCGGCCGAGCTCGCCGAGCTGGGCGGACTCCCGCGGGCCGTCGAGGTCGTCGAGGCGCGCCTCCCCGCCTGA
- a CDS encoding MerR family transcriptional regulator, with the protein MSIGAVLERLRDEFPDVTISKIRFLESEGLVTPDRSPSGYRRFSPKDCERLRYVLTAQRDYYLPLKIIKEQLDAHDRGETVEGPAPRAPRALASVSSKTAPATDFSARRQTRISRADLLARSGADEAFLRELERSALLTSGKAGFFDEDAVALVQAAKALAEYGLEARHLRAFKTSADREAGLIAQIANPVARGGDAGAAERAAELVRELAALSVTFHTQLVKAAVKDAVR; encoded by the coding sequence ATGTCGATCGGGGCCGTCCTCGAGCGCCTTCGTGACGAGTTCCCGGACGTGACCATCTCCAAGATCCGATTCCTCGAGTCGGAGGGGCTGGTCACACCCGACCGGTCCCCGTCGGGGTACCGGCGGTTCTCGCCGAAGGACTGTGAGCGGCTCAGGTACGTGCTCACCGCGCAGCGCGACTACTACCTGCCGCTGAAGATCATCAAGGAGCAGCTGGACGCGCACGACCGCGGCGAGACCGTCGAGGGTCCCGCGCCGCGTGCGCCCCGGGCGCTCGCCTCGGTGTCGTCGAAGACGGCGCCCGCCACGGACTTCTCGGCGCGCCGGCAGACCCGGATCAGCCGCGCCGATCTGCTCGCCCGGTCCGGGGCCGACGAGGCCTTCCTCCGGGAGCTCGAGCGCTCGGCACTGCTCACCTCCGGCAAGGCCGGCTTCTTCGACGAGGACGCGGTCGCCCTGGTGCAGGCCGCTAAGGCGCTCGCCGAGTACGGCCTGGAGGCGCGGCACCTGCGCGCCTTCAAGACCTCCGCCGACCGCGAGGCCGGCCTCATCGCGCAGATCGCCAATCCCGTCGCTCGCGGCGGAGACGCCGGTGCCGCGGAGCGCGCGGCCGAGCTGGTGCGCGAGCTCGCCGCGCTCTCGGTCACCTTCCACACCCAGTTGGTCAAGGCCGCCGTCAAGGACGCGGTGCGCTGA
- a CDS encoding bifunctional nuclease family protein codes for MIEMTVAGIRMDPPQNDPVLLLREVSGPRYLPIWIGQGEATAIAIKLQGVEPRRPLTHDLIADLLETLGRSLTEVRITGLQEGTFFADLVLDGDQTVSARPSDSVAMAVRLEVPIFAEEEVLAEAGLLLPDEEIDAETTDSGEEPPADEEVEAFKEFLDSISADDFKAPGDS; via the coding sequence ATGATCGAGATGACCGTCGCGGGCATCCGGATGGACCCGCCGCAGAACGATCCCGTGCTGCTCCTGCGGGAGGTCTCGGGACCCCGGTACCTGCCCATCTGGATCGGTCAGGGCGAGGCCACCGCGATCGCGATCAAGCTGCAGGGCGTCGAGCCGCGGCGCCCGCTGACGCACGATCTCATCGCCGACCTGCTCGAGACTCTGGGGCGTTCCCTCACCGAGGTGCGCATCACCGGGCTGCAGGAGGGCACGTTCTTCGCGGACCTGGTGCTCGACGGTGACCAGACCGTCTCGGCCCGCCCGTCGGACTCGGTCGCCATGGCCGTGCGGCTGGAGGTCCCCATCTTCGCGGAGGAGGAGGTGCTCGCCGAGGCGGGCCTCCTGCTGCCCGACGAGGAGATCGACGCGGAGACAACCGATTCCGGTGAGGAGCCGCCCGCCGACGAGGAGGTCGAGGCGTTCAAGGAGTTCCTCGATTCGATCTCCGCCGACGACTTCAAGGCGCCGGGCGACTCCTGA
- a CDS encoding M28 family peptidase, with the protein MLHRRKKSTTVRAVSVLAAVSLVAAGCGSSGDDAAPSSTAAGSSSKAAPSSVDRPAPAGAADDAGATEKARALADAVTLDGAIKHLETFQDIANRNGGNRALGSPGYQQSVEYAEKVLRDAGYNPVRQEFSTAVWSASKVDVQAAGAPVKAAALSFSGATEGTVTAKAVVTGTQGCTAADLEKVTAGSIAVVQRGKCTFGEKYKAAAAKGVKALVITNNQAGDWKGGTLGLDDGASIAVVGVAQDAPITDGQDLTLTVDAKTEKAKTWNILAETTKGDDANVQMVGAHLDGVTEGPGINDNGTGSAAVLETAAKLGANADVKNKVRFALWGAEEEGLVGSEHYVKELSEEQASKIKRYLNFDMLGSPNGGYFTFDGDGSSKLEGGAGPAGSGVIEQVFRNYFAWRNVPVEASAFDGRSDYGPFKDVGIASGGMDTGADAEKTAEQQRQWGGTVGDIFDPNYHSPRDTIENVNRDMYRISLGSVGWSTAYFAAL; encoded by the coding sequence ATGTTGCACAGGCGAAAGAAGTCCACCACCGTCCGGGCCGTCAGCGTGCTGGCGGCCGTGAGTCTCGTCGCGGCCGGCTGCGGCTCGTCCGGCGACGACGCGGCACCGTCGAGCACGGCCGCCGGCTCGTCGTCGAAGGCCGCGCCCAGCAGCGTCGACCGGCCCGCCCCGGCGGGCGCCGCCGACGACGCGGGCGCCACGGAGAAGGCCCGCGCGCTCGCCGACGCCGTCACCCTCGACGGCGCGATCAAGCACCTGGAGACGTTCCAGGACATCGCGAACCGCAACGGTGGCAACCGCGCGCTGGGCTCGCCCGGCTATCAGCAGAGCGTCGAGTACGCGGAGAAGGTCCTCCGCGACGCCGGCTACAACCCGGTGCGCCAGGAGTTCTCGACGGCCGTGTGGTCGGCGTCCAAGGTCGACGTGCAGGCCGCAGGCGCGCCGGTGAAGGCCGCCGCGCTGTCCTTCTCGGGCGCCACGGAGGGCACCGTCACCGCCAAGGCGGTGGTCACCGGGACGCAGGGCTGCACCGCCGCCGACCTGGAGAAGGTCACCGCCGGTTCGATCGCGGTCGTGCAGCGCGGCAAGTGCACGTTCGGCGAGAAGTACAAGGCCGCTGCCGCGAAGGGCGTCAAGGCGCTCGTCATCACGAACAACCAGGCGGGGGACTGGAAGGGCGGAACGCTCGGCCTCGACGACGGTGCCTCCATCGCCGTCGTCGGCGTCGCGCAGGACGCGCCGATCACCGACGGCCAGGACCTCACGCTCACCGTCGACGCGAAGACCGAGAAGGCCAAGACCTGGAACATCCTCGCGGAGACCACGAAGGGCGACGACGCCAACGTGCAGATGGTCGGCGCGCACCTCGACGGCGTGACCGAGGGGCCCGGCATCAACGACAACGGCACCGGCTCGGCCGCGGTCCTGGAGACCGCCGCGAAGCTCGGCGCGAACGCGGACGTCAAGAACAAGGTCCGGTTCGCGCTGTGGGGCGCCGAGGAGGAGGGCCTCGTGGGATCGGAGCACTACGTCAAGGAGCTGAGCGAGGAGCAGGCCTCGAAGATCAAGCGCTACCTGAACTTCGACATGCTCGGCTCGCCCAACGGCGGCTACTTCACCTTCGACGGCGACGGCTCCTCCAAGCTCGAGGGCGGCGCCGGGCCCGCCGGCTCCGGCGTGATCGAGCAGGTCTTCCGGAACTACTTCGCGTGGCGCAACGTGCCCGTCGAGGCGTCCGCCTTCGACGGCCGCTCGGACTACGGGCCCTTCAAGGACGTGGGCATCGCCTCCGGCGGCATGGACACCGGCGCCGACGCCGAGAAGACCGCGGAGCAGCAGCGGCAGTGGGGCGGCACCGTCGGCGACATCTTCGACCCGAACTACCACAGCCCGCGCGACACGATCGAGAACGTGAACCGCGACATGTACCGCATCTCGCTCGGCTCGGTGGGTTGGTCGACGGCGTACTTCGCGGCGCTCTGA
- a CDS encoding CDP-alcohol phosphatidyltransferase family protein, with protein MSEPGRSTPEAGGAPSAPGEPPNPLNVPNALSVLRLLGVPLFLWLLLVEHADGWALAVLMASGFTDWLDGKLARLLNQQTRLGELLDPAADRLYMIAIPIAFGIRGILPWWVIGLLIGREVVLAGTVPLLRSRGLTALPTLYLGKAATMALMYALPMLLAGTFDNGFGAAMHPLGWAFLIWGLGMYWWTLVLYWWQTVLVVRDLPRVR; from the coding sequence GTGAGCGAACCCGGGCGGTCCACACCCGAGGCCGGCGGCGCACCGTCGGCCCCGGGAGAGCCCCCGAACCCGCTGAACGTGCCCAACGCCCTGAGCGTTCTCCGTCTGCTCGGCGTGCCGCTGTTCCTGTGGCTGCTGCTCGTGGAGCACGCCGACGGCTGGGCGCTGGCGGTGCTCATGGCCTCGGGCTTCACCGACTGGCTCGACGGCAAGCTCGCGCGCCTGCTGAACCAGCAGACGCGGCTGGGCGAGCTGCTGGATCCGGCCGCCGACCGGCTCTACATGATCGCGATCCCGATCGCGTTCGGTATCCGCGGGATCCTGCCCTGGTGGGTGATCGGACTCCTCATCGGCCGGGAGGTCGTGCTCGCCGGCACGGTGCCGCTGCTGCGCAGCCGGGGCCTGACCGCGCTGCCGACGCTGTACCTCGGCAAGGCCGCGACGATGGCCCTGATGTACGCGCTCCCGATGCTCCTGGCGGGCACCTTCGACAACGGGTTCGGCGCGGCGATGCACCCACTGGGCTGGGCGTTCCTGATCTGGGGCCTGGGCATGTACTGGTGGACCCTGGTGCTGTACTGGTGGCAGACGGTGCTGGTGGTACGTGACCTGCCCCGGGTGCGGTAA
- a CDS encoding FHA domain-containing protein: MSENDKGNESAPVETTSVFRADIIREMDASGGPENDAPVQGLENLPAGAALLVVKRGPNAGSRFLLDQETTSAGRHPDSDIFLDDVTVSRRHAEFRSVEGGFTVVDVGSLNGTYVNREPVDASPLAHGDEVQIGKFRLVFFVPAAG, translated from the coding sequence GTGAGCGAGAACGACAAGGGCAACGAATCGGCCCCCGTTGAGACCACTTCGGTGTTCCGCGCCGACATCATCCGCGAGATGGACGCCTCCGGCGGCCCCGAGAACGATGCGCCCGTCCAGGGCCTCGAGAACCTCCCGGCCGGCGCCGCCCTGCTCGTGGTGAAGCGCGGCCCGAACGCGGGTTCCCGCTTCCTGCTGGACCAGGAGACGACCTCCGCCGGTCGCCATCCCGACAGCGACATCTTCCTCGACGACGTGACCGTGTCGCGTCGGCACGCCGAGTTCCGCTCGGTCGAGGGCGGCTTCACCGTCGTGGACGTGGGCAGCCTGAACGGTACGTACGTCAATCGCGAGCCGGTGGACGCCTCGCCGCTCGCGCACGGCGACGAGGTCCAGATCGGCAAGTTCCGCCTGGTCTTCTTCGTCCCGGCGGCCGGCTGA
- the secA2 gene encoding accessory Sec system translocase SecA2, with protein sequence MGRFSNKMWKVLGAQSTRNQSRSVALIEQSAAFDEWAHGLSDDEFPDAALALDVYAAKSDDRAKFIAIAREGAQRALGLRPFDVQLQGADRLLEGDVVEMATGEGKTLAGAVAAAGMALAGRSVHVISPNDYLARRDAEWMKPFFDLLDVTVGYVAESSTRDERREAYGKDVVYGSVNEIGFDVLRDQLATRAEDLLSPTPDVAIVDEADSVLVDEALIPLVLAGSVKGDVPQAAIMEVVARLREGKHYEIDADGKSAFLTDDGAKLVEEELGGIDLYSDAHVASTLPQVNIALHAYALVERDVHYIVRDGQVKLINSSRGRVAELQRWPDGLQAAVEAKEGLSQTDSGEVIDTITVQALLQRYALVCGMTGTAIAAGEQLRQFYDLGVSQIPPNTPNIRVDQPMRVYDNKGNKVAGIVDYVREVHETGQPVLIGTHDVAESEELAHMLKISGVIATVLNAKNDADEARIIADAGTKGAVTVSTQMAGRGTDIKLGGHDAGDESPEHDEVAALGGLAVVGTGLHDTERLDQQLRGRAGRQGDPGTSVIFASVEDPIVERHLPLKRPPGGADPETGEFPRGKAADMLESAQRVAEGGMLETHANTWRYNQLVNQQRDLVMARRHTLLTTDRPLTDFADLEPERLAELREAGVADDVIEQAAREAFLFHLDRTWAEHLAFVSEVQTTIHLRALGRQSPLDEFHRLVIEEFRKLPEEAVRRARETLREAEITDEGIDLDGADLGRNTLTWTYMVHDNPFATKGMANMFGMI encoded by the coding sequence GTGGGCAGGTTCAGCAACAAGATGTGGAAGGTGCTCGGCGCGCAGAGCACACGGAACCAGTCCCGGTCCGTCGCGCTGATCGAGCAGTCGGCCGCATTCGACGAGTGGGCGCACGGGCTCTCCGACGACGAGTTCCCCGACGCCGCGCTGGCGCTGGACGTCTACGCCGCCAAGTCGGACGATCGGGCGAAGTTCATCGCGATCGCCCGCGAGGGTGCCCAGCGCGCCCTGGGGCTGCGCCCCTTCGACGTCCAGTTGCAGGGCGCCGACCGGCTCCTCGAGGGCGACGTCGTCGAGATGGCCACCGGCGAGGGCAAGACCCTCGCCGGGGCCGTCGCCGCCGCCGGCATGGCGCTCGCCGGGCGCAGCGTCCACGTGATCTCGCCGAACGACTACCTCGCCCGCCGCGACGCCGAGTGGATGAAGCCGTTCTTCGACCTGCTCGACGTGACAGTCGGGTACGTCGCGGAGTCGTCCACCCGGGACGAACGGCGCGAGGCCTACGGGAAGGACGTCGTCTACGGCTCGGTGAACGAGATCGGCTTCGACGTCCTCCGCGACCAGCTCGCCACCCGCGCCGAGGACCTGCTCTCCCCGACGCCCGACGTGGCGATCGTCGACGAGGCCGATTCGGTGCTGGTCGACGAGGCCCTCATCCCGCTGGTGTTGGCGGGCTCCGTCAAGGGCGACGTGCCGCAGGCCGCGATCATGGAGGTCGTGGCCCGGCTCCGCGAGGGCAAGCACTACGAGATCGACGCCGACGGCAAGTCCGCCTTCCTCACCGACGACGGCGCGAAACTGGTCGAGGAGGAGCTGGGCGGCATCGACCTGTACTCCGACGCGCACGTGGCGTCGACGCTGCCGCAGGTGAACATCGCGCTGCACGCCTACGCGCTCGTGGAGCGGGACGTGCACTACATCGTGCGCGACGGCCAGGTGAAGCTCATCAACTCCTCCCGCGGCCGCGTCGCCGAGCTGCAGCGCTGGCCGGACGGCCTGCAGGCGGCCGTCGAGGCCAAGGAGGGGCTCTCGCAGACCGATTCGGGCGAGGTCATCGACACCATCACCGTGCAGGCGCTGCTGCAGCGCTACGCGCTGGTGTGCGGCATGACCGGCACCGCGATCGCGGCCGGTGAGCAGCTGCGCCAGTTCTACGACCTGGGCGTCTCGCAGATCCCGCCGAACACGCCGAACATCCGGGTCGACCAGCCCATGCGCGTCTACGACAACAAGGGCAACAAGGTCGCGGGCATCGTCGACTACGTGCGTGAGGTGCACGAGACCGGCCAGCCGGTGCTGATCGGCACCCATGACGTGGCCGAGTCCGAGGAACTCGCCCACATGCTCAAGATCTCGGGCGTGATCGCGACGGTCCTCAACGCCAAGAACGATGCCGACGAGGCGCGGATCATCGCCGACGCGGGCACCAAGGGCGCCGTGACCGTCTCCACCCAGATGGCGGGCCGCGGCACCGACATCAAGCTCGGCGGCCACGACGCGGGCGACGAGAGTCCCGAGCACGACGAGGTCGCCGCCCTCGGAGGCCTGGCCGTCGTCGGCACGGGCCTGCACGACACCGAGCGCCTGGACCAGCAGTTGCGCGGTCGCGCGGGCCGGCAGGGCGATCCCGGTACGTCGGTGATCTTCGCGTCGGTGGAGGACCCGATCGTGGAGCGGCACCTGCCGCTCAAGCGCCCGCCGGGCGGTGCGGACCCCGAGACGGGGGAGTTCCCGCGCGGCAAGGCCGCCGACATGCTCGAGTCGGCGCAGCGGGTCGCGGAGGGCGGGATGCTCGAGACGCACGCCAACACGTGGCGCTACAACCAGCTGGTCAACCAGCAGCGCGACCTGGTGATGGCGCGCCGCCACACCCTGCTCACCACCGATCGGCCGCTCACCGACTTCGCCGATCTCGAGCCGGAGCGGCTCGCCGAGCTGCGCGAGGCGGGCGTCGCCGACGACGTGATCGAGCAGGCGGCCCGCGAGGCCTTCCTGTTCCACCTCGACCGGACGTGGGCCGAGCATCTCGCGTTCGTCTCCGAGGTGCAGACCACGATCCACCTGCGTGCGCTGGGCCGTCAGTCGCCGCTCGACGAGTTCCACCGCCTCGTGATCGAGGAGTTCCGCAAGCTTCCCGAGGAGGCGGTCCGCCGCGCCCGGGAGACGCTGCGGGAGGCCGAGATCACCGACGAGGGAATCGACCTCGACGGTGCCGACCTCGGCCGGAACACCCTGACCTGGACCTACATGGTCCACGACAACCCGTTCGCCACGAAGGGGATGGCGAACATGTTCGGGATGATCTGA